Proteins encoded together in one Bacteroides ovatus window:
- a CDS encoding SusC/RagA family TonB-linked outer membrane protein, whose product MKNKKEGFTFRVGLFLLLVTFCLGTVQAQSSKITGYVKDQSGEPLIGVNVMEKGTTNGTVTDLNGFYSIVVKASNAVLNFSYIGYKNQEISVAGKKLIDVTMKDDSETLDEVVVVGYGTMRKKDLTGSVVQVRPDKIANENPKTVQDILRGTPGLVVGYGEGDAGAKGGGEMKIRGQRSVYTDGGHNNPLIILDGMFFQGELSEINPDDIGQIDVLKDASAAAVYGAQAANGVIIITTKKGKKGKPVVNFTASVGLTQKAAYRDRWQTTDEYLQHYVDWKEKNTYGVNAETGEYAAYSRPGNEYTSKPEYFRNPNNLSDAVSLEQWRNYSTNREGESDLSIWARRLGFRYDTALLDNLLSGKTVDWQDEAFRLGFNQDYNVSISGAGDKVDYYMSLGYLRNEGAFVDDTYRAIRANLKLNAKVTNWFEVGANINFQDRSDGEIGMDKGGFMENSPYAMLKDENGNYTQDPLMYQYDRANETNWYFEKQYIQLEKGYTTLNTIFNAKVKLPFNITYQFNIAPRFQFFYDRYFTSAERPNSNPNDRGTNREQAKRFNWSLNNTITWDQTFANKHHVILTFVQEAEERQYWSDRIEARNILPSDALGFHNTQNGDKSVSTFRTDDNHQTADALMARAFYSYDDRYMVTGTIRRDGYSAFGANNPYAWFPSGGIAWSFTNEDFFQKYAHIMNSGKLRVSYGKNGNRSLENPYEALANLYPGGGKMQGYITSSGDLYLMRYLMAQRMKNPNLQWEKTQSWNFALDFGFLNDRITGTLEYYRMSTKDMIMRQPLSNFTGFENITTNLGQVDNSGFEVALNTLNIDKKNFQWSSSFSLSYNKNRIKHLFGDRQDIVDATGSVVGSREADYVAAGWFIDKPISAIWDYKVTGIWQKDEVEEAKKYGQVPGDPKVWNNPANDQYDADGNLVKVVYNNDDKVFQGQTAAPVTWALRNDFTLWKDLTLSVNIYSRMGHKSLESMYLNNDDDGGGMTYRLVNKNAKEYWTVDNPTNKYARIEAQGPEGAKGARRLYNRSFIRLENISVGYTLPRAWTEKIQIDRVKVYGSVRNAAVWAKDWEGYGDPETGNFASRIWTLGLNLTF is encoded by the coding sequence ATGAAAAACAAAAAAGAAGGTTTCACGTTTCGGGTAGGATTGTTCTTACTATTGGTGACTTTTTGTCTTGGTACAGTACAGGCTCAAAGTTCTAAAATTACGGGATATGTGAAAGATCAATCGGGTGAACCGCTGATTGGAGTAAATGTGATGGAAAAAGGGACCACTAATGGAACAGTAACCGATCTAAATGGGTTCTATAGCATTGTGGTAAAGGCTTCAAATGCTGTGTTGAATTTCAGTTATATTGGTTATAAGAATCAAGAAATCTCGGTAGCAGGTAAAAAACTGATTGACGTCACAATGAAAGATGATTCAGAGACGCTAGATGAAGTAGTTGTAGTGGGTTATGGTACGATGCGTAAAAAGGATTTAACAGGTTCGGTCGTTCAAGTTCGTCCTGATAAGATTGCCAATGAAAATCCTAAAACAGTTCAAGACATTTTACGTGGAACACCGGGATTAGTGGTAGGTTATGGTGAAGGTGATGCAGGCGCAAAAGGCGGCGGTGAGATGAAGATCCGTGGACAACGTTCCGTTTATACAGATGGTGGTCATAATAATCCATTGATTATCCTCGACGGTATGTTCTTTCAAGGAGAACTCTCGGAAATTAATCCGGATGATATTGGGCAAATAGATGTTTTGAAAGACGCGTCGGCAGCTGCTGTTTATGGAGCACAAGCTGCAAACGGTGTAATCATCATCACAACGAAAAAAGGTAAAAAAGGTAAGCCTGTGGTTAATTTCACAGCTAGTGTAGGTTTAACTCAAAAGGCTGCCTATCGTGATAGATGGCAAACTACGGACGAATATCTGCAACACTATGTAGACTGGAAAGAAAAAAACACTTATGGTGTGAATGCTGAAACAGGAGAATATGCAGCTTATTCAAGACCTGGTAATGAATATACTTCAAAGCCAGAGTATTTCCGAAATCCTAATAATTTGTCGGATGCAGTGTCTTTGGAACAGTGGCGTAATTATTCAACCAATCGGGAAGGAGAATCTGATCTTAGTATTTGGGCAAGGCGTTTAGGATTTAGATATGATACGGCTTTACTTGACAATCTTTTGTCGGGAAAGACCGTTGATTGGCAAGATGAAGCGTTTCGATTAGGTTTCAATCAAGACTATAATGTAAGCATTAGCGGTGCCGGCGATAAGGTGGATTATTACATGTCTTTAGGTTATCTGCGCAATGAAGGAGCGTTTGTCGACGATACTTATCGAGCTATCCGTGCAAACTTGAAACTAAATGCAAAAGTAACCAATTGGTTTGAAGTGGGTGCAAATATAAACTTTCAAGATCGTTCGGATGGTGAAATCGGCATGGATAAAGGTGGTTTTATGGAAAACAGTCCATACGCCATGTTGAAAGACGAAAATGGAAACTATACACAAGACCCCTTGATGTATCAATATGACCGTGCTAATGAAACAAACTGGTATTTTGAGAAGCAATATATTCAATTGGAAAAAGGGTATACTACATTGAATACTATCTTCAATGCTAAAGTAAAATTGCCTTTCAACATCACTTATCAGTTTAATATTGCGCCCCGTTTTCAATTTTTCTATGACCGTTATTTTACGTCTGCAGAAAGACCTAATTCCAATCCTAATGACCGTGGAACAAATCGGGAACAGGCCAAACGTTTTAATTGGTCTCTGAACAATACTATTACTTGGGATCAGACTTTTGCTAACAAGCACCATGTTATTTTGACATTTGTGCAAGAAGCGGAAGAACGCCAATATTGGTCAGACCGAATTGAAGCCCGTAATATTTTGCCATCTGACGCGCTTGGGTTCCATAACACCCAGAATGGAGATAAGTCTGTCAGTACATTCAGAACTGATGATAATCATCAAACGGCTGATGCATTGATGGCACGCGCATTCTATTCTTACGATGATCGTTATATGGTTACTGGTACCATCAGACGTGACGGCTATTCGGCTTTTGGGGCAAATAATCCTTATGCATGGTTTCCTTCCGGAGGTATAGCATGGTCATTCACTAATGAGGATTTTTTCCAAAAATATGCTCATATCATGAATAGTGGTAAACTGCGTGTTTCATACGGTAAAAATGGTAATCGTTCATTGGAAAATCCTTACGAAGCACTTGCCAATCTTTATCCGGGGGGTGGTAAAATGCAAGGTTATATCACTTCTTCAGGTGACTTATATTTAATGCGTTATTTGATGGCTCAACGTATGAAGAATCCGAATCTGCAATGGGAAAAAACACAATCGTGGAACTTTGCATTGGACTTTGGATTTTTAAATGACCGTATTACAGGTACATTGGAATATTATCGAATGAGTACCAAAGATATGATTATGAGACAACCTTTGTCTAACTTTACTGGATTTGAGAATATTACTACCAATTTAGGACAGGTGGATAATAGTGGTTTTGAGGTGGCATTGAATACTTTGAATATTGATAAGAAAAATTTCCAATGGAGCTCATCATTCAGTCTCTCATATAATAAAAACAGAATCAAACATTTGTTTGGTGATCGTCAAGATATAGTGGATGCCACTGGAAGTGTGGTAGGTTCAAGAGAAGCGGACTATGTGGCAGCCGGCTGGTTTATCGATAAGCCTATTAGTGCGATTTGGGATTATAAAGTGACGGGAATCTGGCAGAAAGATGAGGTTGAAGAAGCTAAAAAATACGGGCAGGTTCCTGGAGACCCGAAAGTATGGAACAATCCGGCTAACGACCAATACGATGCTGATGGTAATTTAGTAAAGGTTGTCTATAATAATGATGATAAAGTATTCCAAGGACAAACCGCCGCTCCGGTTACATGGGCATTGCGTAATGATTTCACCTTGTGGAAAGATTTAACCCTTTCTGTGAATATTTACTCTCGTATGGGGCATAAGAGTCTGGAAAGTATGTATTTGAACAATGATGACGACGGTGGCGGCATGACTTACAGATTGGTGAACAAGAATGCGAAGGAATATTGGACTGTAGACAATCCTACTAATAAATATGCACGTATCGAGGCGCAAGGCCCGGAAGGTGCAAAAGGTGCACGTAGATTATATAATCGTTCTTTCATTCGTTTAGAAAATATATCTGTCGGCTATACATTGCCTAGGGCTTGGACGGAAAAAATACAAATCGATCGTGTGAAAGTGTATGGCTCTGTTCGTAACGCAGCTGTATGGGCTAAAGATTGGGAAGGATATGGCGACCCTGAAACCGGAAATTTTGCATCTCGTATTTGGACGCTTGGACTTAATTTAACATTCTAA
- a CDS encoding RagB/SusD family nutrient uptake outer membrane protein — MKNYIQKYICKSVALFVGTSLMLTGCSESFLDPDPQTMFEPETVFSTENGIKSVLAICDRQLKRNYVSEDSREMIALPTEYTFSDLMVPSATDKSGLLDNVDNLLRPNSDQTNEKNLGRTNSIYFFWRQNFEGVRNANTILSFIGNVPMDETLKNEYIGRAYFHRAYRYYSLVFQFGHVPLLTKLPEVPKQNYRSTHRDAILKKMVADMEFAVQWVPEQKDMDYVGMVNKGACRMLLSKLYMSIGEFGKAKEQLDILIDKSGYSLMKESFGTFFEGGESVSWPITRNVIWDLHRPENKLIAANKEVIMGMPNRGAAKESFIPMLTMRIMYPFFFDNRIKMPDGKQALFNYTRKDGKYRKEYDYMRGLGRGISTFRTTTFYQDDLWAVNDKMDQTDLRHSAETGNWMHMEKLKCNNPDSEFFGQNIKLYAEDDYYNEKNELVTRKGDLMCSDTIRRWYDVPHYIFCLNDVINQAKETNNGLEGATDGSIADWYLYRLAEAYLLRAEVKFYINPDDPTIKDDINIIRERAHCTEFYVGKVTIGDIMDERARELFFEEWRNVELTRVSLCLAISGRADEFGNTYKVETFDKQSGTDSEGGSYWYQRCIKKGMYNKGVTINVNATKTDINYIMGKHNIYWPIPEKAIVSNGKAPLYQNYGYDGYDPNVQIWETWEEAVADEDRF; from the coding sequence ATGAAAAATTATATTCAAAAATATATTTGTAAAAGTGTAGCTTTATTTGTAGGCACTTCATTAATGTTGACCGGATGTTCAGAAAGTTTTTTGGATCCGGATCCTCAAACAATGTTTGAACCGGAAACTGTATTTTCTACGGAAAATGGTATAAAATCTGTATTGGCTATTTGTGACCGTCAGCTTAAACGTAATTATGTGAGTGAAGATTCCAGAGAGATGATAGCACTGCCCACAGAATATACTTTTTCAGATTTGATGGTACCGTCTGCGACTGATAAAAGCGGGTTGTTGGATAATGTTGACAATCTGTTGAGGCCGAACAGCGACCAAACTAACGAAAAAAATCTAGGACGCACAAACAGTATATACTTCTTCTGGAGACAAAATTTTGAAGGTGTTAGAAATGCTAATACAATACTTTCGTTTATTGGTAATGTACCAATGGACGAAACATTGAAAAACGAATACATTGGCCGTGCCTATTTCCATCGGGCTTATCGCTATTATTCATTAGTTTTTCAATTTGGACATGTACCTTTGTTGACAAAACTTCCGGAAGTTCCTAAGCAGAACTATCGATCTACTCACCGTGACGCTATTCTGAAAAAAATGGTAGCAGATATGGAATTTGCTGTACAATGGGTTCCTGAACAGAAAGATATGGATTATGTTGGTATGGTAAATAAAGGCGCTTGCCGTATGTTGCTTTCTAAACTCTATATGTCTATTGGCGAATTCGGGAAGGCAAAGGAACAGTTGGATATCTTAATTGATAAATCAGGCTATTCTTTGATGAAAGAATCTTTCGGAACCTTTTTTGAAGGCGGCGAATCTGTATCATGGCCCATTACCCGCAATGTTATCTGGGATTTACATCGTCCGGAGAACAAGTTGATTGCTGCCAACAAAGAAGTGATTATGGGTATGCCTAACCGGGGAGCAGCTAAAGAATCATTCATCCCGATGTTGACTATGCGTATTATGTATCCTTTCTTCTTTGATAATAGAATCAAAATGCCTGATGGAAAGCAAGCTCTATTCAACTATACTCGTAAAGATGGTAAATATCGTAAAGAATATGATTATATGCGTGGACTGGGACGTGGTATATCTACATTCCGTACTACCACTTTCTATCAAGACGATTTGTGGGCTGTTAATGATAAAATGGATCAAACCGATTTGCGGCATAGTGCAGAGACGGGAAACTGGATGCACATGGAGAAACTGAAATGTAATAATCCGGATTCTGAATTTTTTGGGCAAAATATTAAGCTTTACGCAGAAGATGATTATTACAATGAGAAAAATGAACTTGTTACCCGTAAGGGAGATTTGATGTGTTCTGACACTATTCGTCGTTGGTATGACGTCCCTCATTACATTTTCTGCCTGAATGATGTCATCAATCAAGCTAAGGAAACCAATAATGGTCTGGAAGGAGCTACGGATGGCAGTATTGCTGATTGGTATTTGTATCGTTTGGCGGAAGCCTACCTGCTGCGTGCAGAAGTAAAATTCTATATCAATCCGGATGATCCAACAATCAAGGATGATATAAACATCATCAGAGAACGTGCTCATTGTACTGAATTTTATGTAGGTAAGGTTACTATCGGTGATATCATGGATGAACGTGCGCGTGAACTTTTCTTTGAAGAATGGCGTAATGTAGAGTTAACCCGTGTGTCACTCTGTTTGGCTATCAGCGGCAGAGCGGACGAGTTCGGGAATACATATAAAGTGGAAACATTCGATAAGCAATCTGGCACCGATTCTGAAGGTGGTAGCTATTGGTATCAACGTTGCATAAAGAAAGGTATGTACAACAAAGGCGTTACTATTAACGTAAATGCTACTAAAACAGATATCAATTATATCATGGGTAAACATAACATTTATTGGCCTATTCCTGAAAAAGCAATCGTTTCTAACGGAAAGGCTCCTTTGTATCAGAACTACGGTTATGATGGTTATGATCCGAATGTGCAGATATGGGAAACTTGGGAAGAGGCTGTGGCTGATGAAGACAGATTCTGA
- a CDS encoding DUF1080 domain-containing protein: MKKNIVLTLLLFCAASLGAQNWEPLFNGKNLKGWKKLNGKAEYKIVDGAIVGVSKMGTPNTFLATTKNYGDFILEFDFKVDDGLNSGVQLRSESKKDYKKGRVHGYQFEIDPSKRAWSGGIYDEARRNWLYPLTLNPSAKTAFKNNAWNKARIEAVGNSIRTWINGVPCANIWDDMTPVGFIALQVHAIGNAADEGKTVSWKDIRICTTDVERYQTPEAQAAPEVNLIANTISPNEAKEGWTLLWDGKTTDGWRGAKLSTFPAKGWKIEDGILKVMKSGGAESANGGDIVTTRKYKNFILKVDFKITEGANSGIKYFVNPDMNKGAGSAIGCEFQILDDDKHPDAKLGVKGNRKLGSLYDLIPAPKNKPFNKKEFNTATIIVKGNHVEHWLNGVKLIEYDRNNDMWNALVAYSKYKNWPNFGNPEEGNILLQDHGDEVWFKNVKIKELK; encoded by the coding sequence ATGAAGAAGAATATCGTATTAACTTTACTTTTATTCTGTGCCGCTTCTTTAGGTGCACAGAATTGGGAACCTCTTTTCAATGGAAAGAACCTGAAAGGATGGAAGAAATTGAATGGCAAAGCCGAGTATAAAATTGTAGATGGTGCCATTGTCGGTGTATCTAAAATGGGAACACCCAATACTTTTTTGGCAACGACAAAGAATTATGGTGACTTTATCCTTGAGTTTGACTTCAAGGTCGATGACGGTTTAAATTCCGGAGTACAGCTTCGTAGTGAAAGCAAGAAAGATTATAAGAAGGGTCGTGTACACGGTTATCAGTTTGAGATCGATCCTTCCAAACGCGCTTGGTCAGGTGGTATCTATGATGAGGCACGTAGAAACTGGCTTTATCCTTTGACGCTGAATCCGTCGGCAAAAACCGCTTTTAAGAATAACGCATGGAATAAAGCCCGTATTGAGGCTGTAGGTAACTCAATTCGTACTTGGATAAACGGAGTACCTTGTGCTAATATCTGGGATGATATGACTCCTGTGGGCTTCATTGCTTTGCAAGTGCACGCCATTGGAAATGCGGCAGATGAAGGTAAAACAGTTAGTTGGAAAGATATCCGCATTTGTACGACGGACGTAGAACGCTATCAGACACCGGAAGCGCAAGCTGCACCGGAAGTGAACCTGATTGCCAATACGATTTCTCCGAACGAAGCAAAAGAAGGATGGACTCTATTATGGGATGGCAAGACTACTGATGGATGGAGAGGAGCTAAACTTTCTACTTTCCCCGCAAAAGGCTGGAAGATAGAAGATGGTATTCTGAAAGTAATGAAGAGTGGTGGTGCTGAATCAGCTAATGGCGGTGATATTGTGACTACCCGTAAATACAAGAACTTTATTCTGAAAGTAGATTTTAAGATTACTGAAGGTGCAAATAGCGGAATTAAATATTTCGTAAACCCGGATATGAATAAAGGTGCAGGTTCTGCTATCGGTTGTGAATTCCAGATTCTTGATGATGACAAACATCCTGATGCAAAACTGGGTGTGAAAGGTAATAGAAAGCTAGGGTCGTTGTATGATTTGATTCCGGCTCCTAAGAATAAACCTTTCAACAAGAAAGAATTTAATACAGCTACCATTATCGTAAAAGGTAACCATGTAGAACATTGGTTGAACGGCGTTAAATTGATTGAATATGATCGTAACAATGATATGTGGAATGCATTGGTAGCATACAGTAAATATAAAAACTGGCCTAATTTCGGAAATCCGGAGGAAGGAAATATACTTCTTCAGGACCACGGAGACGAAGTGTGGTTCAAGAACGTGAAGATTAAAGAACTGAAATAA
- a CDS encoding FAD:protein FMN transferase produces the protein MYKPSHEGNGLLYAWFLSMHTRVDIILYSQKTERELLLVVNRIYDALCRLEKMANFYDPASELSFVNRTAPTSPVVLSEELYSMIDLCLKYNGKTLGCFDITVHSENYNQNTIQSVHLSVEDHSIYFSQPGVTVNLSGFLKGYALDTIKSILNEFLIENALINIGNSSVLALGNHPVGSGWKVNNILLHNECLTTSGNDSPERRHIVSPRNGKLVEGVQQIAVVTPDGAIGEILSTALFAADGEQRRALMGIYAQCRVYIYPPC, from the coding sequence ATGTATAAACCATCCCATGAAGGTAATGGACTGCTTTATGCCTGGTTTCTTTCCATGCATACACGGGTGGATATTATCCTGTATAGCCAGAAAACGGAAAGAGAATTGTTGCTTGTGGTTAATCGTATTTATGACGCATTGTGCCGGTTGGAAAAGATGGCGAACTTTTATGATCCGGCCAGCGAATTGTCTTTTGTCAACCGAACTGCTCCGACTTCACCAGTTGTTCTTAGCGAAGAACTCTATTCAATGATTGATTTATGCCTGAAATATAACGGGAAGACTCTGGGGTGTTTTGATATTACAGTCCATTCGGAAAATTACAATCAGAACACGATACAATCGGTTCATTTATCAGTCGAAGATCATAGCATCTATTTCTCACAACCGGGAGTTACTGTCAACTTATCCGGCTTTCTTAAAGGGTATGCTTTGGATACAATTAAAAGCATACTGAATGAGTTTTTGATAGAGAATGCATTGATAAATATAGGAAACAGTTCCGTCCTTGCTTTAGGTAATCATCCGGTAGGATCGGGATGGAAAGTCAATAATATACTTCTTCATAATGAGTGTCTTACAACCTCCGGTAATGACTCTCCTGAACGTCGGCATATTGTTTCTCCTCGAAACGGGAAATTGGTGGAAGGCGTTCAACAGATAGCTGTGGTTACACCCGATGGAGCGATAGGAGAAATATTGTCTACCGCTTTGTTTGCTGCTGACGGCGAACAGCGTAGAGCTTTGATGGGTATATATGCACAATGTCGTGTATATATATATCCACCGTGCTGA
- a CDS encoding glycosyl hydrolase 115 family protein: MKNKILLLGLFCCSLISAKAQVLLDKGTGKNSFPIVSSSTNAVICFDGKDATVVRKSASLFVDDVRRVTGQELRIDESKPGKVSARYAIIAGTIGKSEWIDALVSRHKIDTAAIAGSWERYMIEVVNNPIPGIKKAIVVAGSDRRGTAYGLLSISKAIGVSPWYWWADAPIKQQKQVSVKVDKFISKTPSVKFRGIFINDEDWGLYRWSKRNFEKERGNFGPRTYAKVCELLLRLQANYLCPAMHDASMAFHRIPENRLVADSFAIVMGSSHCEPLLFNTASEWKRDKMGEWDYINNKDGVNKVLKSRVDECAPFENVYTLALRGLHDRAMNASNNMNDRKEMLQEALMAQRQMLVDAIGKRAEDIPQAFTPYKEVLDVYDQGLELPDDVTIIWPDDNYGYMKRLSSPKEQKRSGRSGVYYHSSYLGKPHDHLWMNTTSPTLMYEELRKAYDMTADRIWLLNAGDIKSCEFAVDYFLTMAFDIDSFSFERAANYRTEWLCGMLGDDYRVEYQDVINSFYKLAFARKPEFMGWGYQWATDKHGRERNTDTDFSLANYREVDTRLAEYQRIGNMVEKILKALPEDKKACYYQSLYYPVKGCELLNRMILNGQRNRWYSIQQRATTAELEKMTKACYDSLEVITKGYNSLLGGKWDHVMTMKQGFAAAYFELPALRKVNLASAASLGILAEGEDILKGQKSFHSLPCFNTYFRQSYYVDVFNKGATPLKWKASVSDNWILLSQKAGETTTENRIEVSIDWAKVPTGEKVFGTLEIASDRGEKENVYISVFNPSSPSLAEMDTLFVEHNGYVSIDAAGFHRKVENKAIQMRTIPNLGIENTAIQLGDPTAAPQRTAGRSTPRLEYDFYTFEQGSVDVYTYVLPTFTLSKDRGYAGHEATNVETKYGVCIDEGPVMNPSTSSFEYAQIWYESVLKNCRINKTTLHIDKPGKHTVKIICGDAGTVLQKIVLDFGGMKRSYLGPQPTRQGK, from the coding sequence ATGAAAAATAAAATTTTATTGCTGGGCTTATTTTGTTGTAGCCTGATTTCGGCAAAAGCACAAGTTTTACTCGACAAAGGAACCGGAAAGAATAGTTTTCCTATTGTTTCTTCATCAACGAATGCAGTTATCTGTTTTGATGGAAAAGATGCAACTGTAGTACGTAAAAGCGCTTCTCTTTTTGTGGATGATGTTCGTCGTGTGACGGGACAAGAGTTGAGAATAGATGAAAGCAAGCCCGGGAAAGTATCTGCGCGGTATGCGATTATTGCCGGTACTATAGGAAAAAGCGAGTGGATTGACGCTTTGGTATCGAGACACAAAATAGATACAGCTGCCATTGCCGGAAGTTGGGAGCGTTATATGATAGAAGTGGTCAATAATCCTATTCCGGGCATAAAGAAAGCAATTGTCGTAGCTGGAAGTGACAGGCGTGGTACTGCTTACGGACTTCTTTCCATATCAAAAGCAATAGGAGTATCTCCTTGGTACTGGTGGGCGGATGCTCCAATCAAACAGCAAAAACAAGTTAGTGTAAAAGTTGATAAGTTCATTTCTAAAACACCGTCTGTCAAGTTCAGAGGGATATTTATCAATGATGAGGACTGGGGACTCTATCGTTGGTCAAAACGCAATTTTGAAAAAGAACGTGGAAACTTCGGACCGAGAACGTATGCAAAGGTGTGTGAACTGCTGTTGCGTCTTCAGGCTAATTATCTTTGTCCGGCTATGCATGACGCATCCATGGCATTCCACCGTATTCCTGAAAATCGCCTGGTAGCGGATAGCTTTGCTATTGTCATGGGATCCTCTCATTGTGAACCGTTATTGTTTAACACGGCAAGTGAGTGGAAGCGTGATAAAATGGGTGAATGGGACTATATCAATAATAAGGATGGAGTCAACAAAGTGTTGAAATCACGTGTAGATGAATGTGCTCCGTTTGAAAATGTATATACTTTGGCTTTGCGTGGATTGCACGACCGGGCAATGAATGCAAGCAATAATATGAATGATAGAAAGGAAATGCTTCAGGAAGCTTTGATGGCACAAAGGCAAATGCTGGTAGATGCCATCGGTAAGCGTGCGGAAGACATTCCTCAAGCCTTTACTCCTTATAAGGAAGTGCTGGATGTATACGATCAGGGATTGGAACTTCCGGATGATGTGACTATTATCTGGCCGGATGATAATTATGGATATATGAAACGTTTGAGCAGTCCGAAAGAACAGAAACGTTCCGGACGTTCGGGAGTATATTATCATTCTTCTTATCTGGGTAAACCTCACGATCATCTTTGGATGAACACAACTTCACCCACATTAATGTATGAAGAACTCCGTAAAGCTTATGACATGACAGCTGATCGTATCTGGCTGCTCAATGCCGGAGACATCAAATCATGTGAATTTGCTGTTGATTATTTCCTGACGATGGCTTTCGATATTGATTCATTCAGTTTTGAAAGAGCGGCAAACTATCGTACCGAATGGTTGTGTGGCATGTTGGGAGATGACTATCGGGTTGAATATCAGGATGTGATAAATTCTTTCTATAAATTGGCCTTTGCGCGTAAGCCGGAGTTTATGGGATGGGGTTATCAGTGGGCTACCGACAAACACGGAAGAGAACGGAATACAGATACTGATTTTTCGCTTGCCAATTATCGTGAAGTGGATACTCGTTTGGCTGAATATCAACGGATAGGGAATATGGTAGAGAAAATCCTGAAAGCTTTGCCAGAAGATAAGAAAGCATGCTATTATCAATCATTATACTATCCGGTGAAAGGATGTGAACTATTGAACCGTATGATTCTCAACGGACAGAGAAACCGTTGGTACTCTATTCAACAGAGGGCAACTACCGCAGAACTGGAAAAAATGACTAAGGCTTGTTATGATAGTCTGGAAGTAATAACAAAAGGATATAACTCATTACTTGGAGGTAAATGGGATCATGTAATGACCATGAAACAGGGATTTGCCGCAGCCTACTTTGAACTCCCGGCTCTGCGGAAGGTAAATCTGGCATCTGCAGCCTCTTTGGGCATATTGGCCGAAGGAGAGGATATTTTGAAAGGGCAGAAGAGTTTCCATTCCCTGCCATGTTTCAACACATACTTCCGCCAATCCTATTACGTAGACGTTTTCAATAAAGGAGCGACTCCTCTGAAATGGAAAGCATCGGTTTCAGATAACTGGATTCTGTTAAGTCAGAAAGCCGGAGAAACTACCACGGAAAATCGTATAGAAGTCTCAATCGACTGGGCTAAGGTCCCGACTGGTGAGAAAGTATTCGGAACGTTGGAAATCGCATCTGATCGTGGCGAGAAGGAGAATGTTTATATTTCAGTCTTCAACCCTTCTTCTCCTTCATTAGCCGAAATGGACACTTTATTTGTAGAGCACAATGGATATGTTTCTATTGACGCTGCCGGTTTTCACCGGAAGGTAGAGAACAAAGCTATTCAAATGAGAACGATTCCTAACTTGGGAATAGAAAATACAGCTATTCAACTAGGTGACCCGACAGCCGCCCCGCAGCGGACAGCAGGTCGCAGTACCCCTCGCCTGGAATATGATTTCTATACATTCGAACAAGGTTCGGTTGATGTCTACACATACGTATTGCCTACATTTACATTAAGTAAGGACCGTGGGTATGCCGGACATGAAGCAACGAATGTGGAAACGAAATATGGAGTATGTATTGACGAAGGTCCTGTGATGAATCCTTCTACTTCTTCTTTTGAGTATGCACAAATCTGGTACGAAAGTGTGTTGAAGAACTGTAGAATCAACAAAACCACTTTGCATATCGACAAACCGGGTAAACACACAGTGAAAATTATATGTGGCGATGCCGGAACTGTATTGCAAAAGATTGTCTTGGATTTCGGAGGAATGAAGCGCTCATATTTAGGTCCGCAACCGACGAGACAGGGAAAATAG